Proteins from one Peromyscus eremicus chromosome 8a, PerEre_H2_v1, whole genome shotgun sequence genomic window:
- the Kif2b gene encoding kinesin-like protein KIF2B, with protein sequence MASQFCVPLAPRLSPLKPLKSHFTDFQVGICVAIQRRDKRIHLAVVTEINRENSWVTVEWVEKGVKKGKKIELETVFLLNPALASAEHQRSQRPLRPVSATPSPAIGDQRTATKWIAMIPHRNETPSGDSQALVVPSNPCLMKRKKSPCLREIEKLQKQREKRRRLQLEIRARRALDINAGNPNYEIMRMIEEYRRHLDSSKISSLEPAEDHRICVCVRKRPLNERENTMKDLDIITIPSHNVVTVHESKQKVDLTRYLENQTFCFDHAFDDTASNELVYQFTARPLVESIFRKGMATCFAYGQTGSGKTHTMGGAFSGKAQDCSKGIYALVAQDVFLLLRNPAYEKLELKVYGTFFEIYGGKVYDLLNWKKKLQVLEDGNQQVQVVGLQEQEVSCVEEVLTLVELGNSCRTSGQTSVNAHSSRSHAVFQLILKSGGKLHGKFSLVDLAGNERGADTAKANRKRQLEGAEINKSLLALKECIRALGKNKSHTPFRSSKLTQVLRDSFIGQNSSTCMIATISPGMTSCENTLNTLRYANRVKELALEARPYHHCLSPAGHEVPLMLEKDNMNSENSLQRDNFIQIPTTQSEEEKESDEITLAKDPAASWRRSSQWWEAIQETADGVNYDVDFCIAQSLSILEQKIGVLTEIQRKLQLLRADLQKKNQVE encoded by the coding sequence ATGGCCAGCCAATTCTGCGTTCCTCTAGCCCCACGCCTCTCACCCCTTAAACCTTTGAAATCCCATTTCACAGACTTCCAGGTGGGCATCTGTGTGGCGATCCAGCGCAGGGACAAACGGATCCACCTGGCTGTGGTCACAGAGATCAACAGAGAAAACTCCTGGGTCACAGTAGAGTGGGTTGAGAAAGGAGTCAAAAAGGGAAAGAAGATCGAACTAGAGACCGTATTTCTGTTGAATccagctctggcctctgctgaACACCAACGGTCACAGAGACCCCTGCGCCCAGTGTCTGCAACACCCAGTCCTGCCATCGGGGACCAGCGAACAGCCACCAAGTGGATTGCGATGATCCCGCACAGAAATGAAACACCATCAGGGGACAGCCAAGCCCTGGTGGTCCCCAGTAACCCTTGTCTGATGAAGCGGAAGAAATCCCCCTGCCTAAGGGAAATTGAAAAGCTGCAGAAGCAGCGAGAAAAGCGCAGGCGACTGCAGCTAGAGATCCGAGCTAGACGAGCGCTTGACATCAACGCTGGAAACCCCAACTATGAGATTATGCGTATGATTGAGGAGTACCGCAGACATCTGGACAGCAGCAAAATATCCAGCCTGGAGCCCGCAGAAGACCACCGGATCTGTGTGTGCGTGAGGAAGCGCCCTcttaatgagagagagaacaccatgAAGGACCTAGATATCATCACTATCCCCTCGCACAATGTGGTCACGGTGCACGAATCTAAACAAAAGGTGGACCTAACCCGCTACTTGGAAAACCAGACCTTCTGTTTTGACCATGCTTTCGATGACACGGCATCCAATGAGTTAGTTTACCAATTCACTGCCCGGCCTTTGGTGGAGTCCATCTTCCGAAAGGGCATGGCCACTTGCTTTGCCTATGGGCAGACTGGCAGTGGAAAAACCCACACCATGggtggagccttttctggaaagGCTCAAGATTGTTCGAAAGGCATTTACGCCCTGGTGGCTCAGGATGTCTTTCTCctactgagaaaccctgcctatGAGAAATTAGAACTCAAAGTCTATGGGACGTTTTTTGAGATTTATGGTGGCAAAGTCTACGATCTGTTAAACTGGAAGAAGAAGCTTCAAGTCCTCGAGGATGGAAATCAGCAAGTGCAAGTTGTGGGGCTGCAGGAGCAGGAGGTGTCTTGTGTGGAGGAAGTCCTGACTCTGGTGGAGCTCGGAAATAGCTGTCGGACTTCCGGACAGACTTCTGTCAACGCCCACTCATCCAGGAGTCACGCAGTGTTCCAGCTCATCCTTAAGTCGGGAGGGAAACTGCATGGCAAGTTTTCTCTTGTTGACTTAGCTGGGAATGAAAGGGGGGCAGATACTGCCAAGGCCAACCGAAAGAGGCAGCTGGAAGGGGCTGAAATAAATAAGAGTCTCCTAGCCCTGAAGGAATGCATCAGGGCCTTGGGTAAGAACAAGTCTCATACCCCATTCAGATCCAGCAAACTCACGCAGGTGCTCCGGGACTCCTTCATAGGCCAGAACTCCTCCACATGCATGATTGCTACTATCTCACCCGGAATGACTTCCTGTGAAAACACCCTCAATACTTTAAGATACGCAAACAGAGTTAAAGAATTAGCCCTAGAGGCCAGGCCCTACCATCATTGCCTCTCTCCAGCTGGTCATGAAGTACCACTAATGTTAGAAAAGGACAATATGAATTCAGAAAATTCCCTTCAGAGGGATAATTTTATTCAAATACCTACTACACAgagtgaggaagaaaaagaaagtgatgaAATCACATTAGCAAAGGACCCAGCCGCTTCATGGAGGAGATCTAGCCAGTGGTGGGAGGCCATCCAGGAGACAGCTGATGGAGTAAACTACGACGTGGATTTTTGCATTGCCCAGTCACTGTCCATTCTGGAGCAGAAAATCGGTGTGCTGACTGAGATCCAAAGGAAGCTCCAATTACTACGAGCTGACctccaaaagaaaaaccaagttgAGTGA